A region of Lepus europaeus isolate LE1 chromosome 2, mLepTim1.pri, whole genome shotgun sequence DNA encodes the following proteins:
- the LOC133751546 gene encoding LOW QUALITY PROTEIN: zinc finger protein 570-like (The sequence of the model RefSeq protein was modified relative to this genomic sequence to represent the inferred CDS: substituted 1 base at 1 genomic stop codon) — translation MLENYSVLVSLVPCFSKPSVILLLEQGKEPWMVKRELTKGLCSGWESVCEIEELIPRQGLSDEQSSRKITDKLPSYGFEYSSLREELKCKDHFERQSGNQKAGLKEEKITYEEGLVDARQQEYKKSWESFPQNTLLRTQQIIPKEEKVRKYNMHKKSFKKTVMTIKPKTVYAGKKFLKCNDCEKVFSQISSLTLHKRIHTGEKPYKYVECGKAFSQISNLVQHHRIHTGEKPYECKVCRKAFSQFVYLAQHQRVHTGKKPYECIECGKAFNNRSSIAQHQRVHTGEKPYECNVCGKAFSLRAYLTVHQRIHTRERPYECKECGKAFSQNSHLAQHQRIHTGEKPYKCQECRKAFSQIAYRAQHQRVHTGEKLYECIKCGKAFSNDSSLTQHQRVHTGEKPYECNVCGKVFSYCGSLAQHQXTHTGERPYECKECKKTFRQHAHLAHHQRIHTGESLPPPNPANHQVL, via the coding sequence atgctggagaactaCAGTGTCTTGGTATCACTGGTACCTTGCTTTTCTAAGCCAAGTGTGATATTATTGTTGGAACAAGGGAAAGAGCCCTGGATGGTGAAGAGAGAGCTGACGAAAGGCTTGTGCTCAGGCTGGGAATCTGTGTGTGAGATTGAAGAATTAATCCCAAGGCAGGGTCTTTCTGATGAGCAATCATCCAGGAAGATAACAGATAAACTTCCAAGTTATGGCTTTGAGTACTCCAGTTTGAGAGAAGAATTGAAATGTAAGGACCACTTTGAGAGGCAATCAGGAAACCAGAAGGCAGgtttaaaggaagagaaaatcaCTTATGAAGAAGGTCTTGTTGATGCAAGACAACAGGAATATAAAAAATCTTGGGAAAGTTTCCCTCAAAACACGCTGCTTCGTACACAACAAATAATCCCCAAAGAGGAGAAAGTACGTAAATATAACATGCAtaagaaaagctttaaaaagactGTAATGACCATTAAGCCAAAGACTGTCTATGCTGgaaagaaatttttgaagtgtAATGACTGTGAAAAAGTCTTCAGCCAGATCTCATCCCTTACTCTTCATAAAAGAATTCATACTGGAGAAAAGCCCTATAAATATGtagaatgtgggaaagccttcagtcAGATATCAAATCTTGTTCAGCATCACAGGATTCATACTGGAgaaaaaccctatgaatgtaaggtATGTAGGAAAGCCTTTAGCCAGTTTGTCTACCTAGCTCAACATCAGAGAGTTCACACTGGAAAGAAACCCTATGAGTGTattgaatgtgggaaagcctttaacAATAGATCATCCATTGCTCAACATCAGAGAGTTCATACTGgcgagaagccttatgaatgtaatgtctGTGGGAAAGCATTTAGCCTTCGTGCATACCTTACTGTCCATCAGAGAATACATACCAGAGAGAGACCCTATGAATGTaaggaatgtgggaaagccttcagccAGAATTCACACCTTGCTCAACATCAAAGAATTCATACTGGAGAAAAACCTTATAAATGTCAAGAGTGTAGGAAAGCCTTCAGCCAGATTGCCTATCGTGCTCAGCATCAAAGAgttcatactggagagaaactCTATGAATGTATAAAATGTGGGAAGGCTTTTAGCAATGACTCATCCCTTACTCAACATCAGAGAgttcatactggagagaaaccttatgaatgtaatgttTGTGGAAAGGTGTTTAGCTATTGTGGATCCCTTGCCCAACATCAGTGAACTCATACTGGAGAGAGACCTTATGAATGTAAGGAGTGCAAGAAAACATTCAGGCAGCATGCACACCTCGCtcatcatcagagaattcatactggGGAGTCACTCCCACCACCCAATCCAGCAAATCACCAAGTTCTATAA